The following is a genomic window from Parabacteroides johnsonii DSM 18315.
CATTTTCCAAGTCTTTCAGGAACCGTTCGGAAAGACATCCCATGACAAACAATTTACCGATCTTCCCTTTCTTCTTGGCCTCTCCCAGATCGAGTATCATATTAATCGACTCTTCCTGGGCATCTCCGATGAAACCGCAGGTATTCACAACAACGATTTCACCGTTAATCTTATGGGGGTCATGTTCGACGGTATATCCGTTCGCTACGAACTGGCGCATAAGCTGCTCCGAATCCACCAGGTTCTTTGAACATCCCAGTGTTATAATATCTACCTTATTTTTCCTCATATATTATGGTACAACTCCCTTTATTCTCCGAAAAGGGAGTTTACAAATTCTTTTCTATTGAAAACCTGGAGATCCTCTATTCCTTCTCCCAAGCCGATGTATTTGACAGGGATACGGAAATGATCCGAAATACCGATCACGACGCCACCTTTGGCTGTTCCGTCCAGTTTGGTAACCGCCAAAGCATTCACCTCGGTTGCAGCCGTAAACTGCTTGGCTTGTTCAAATGCGTTTTGTCCGGTAGAACCGTCCAATACCAACAAGACTTCGTGCGGTGCATCGGGAACCACTTTCTTCATCACATTCTTGATCTTGGTCAGCTCGTTCATCAGATTGATCTTGTTATGCAGGCGACCGGCGGTATCGATGATCACCACATCCGCCCCGTTCGCCTTTGCCGAACTCAACGTGTCAAATGCCACTGAAGCAGGGTCAGAACCCATCTTCTGCTTCACGATAGGCACTCCTACCCGTTCGCTCCAAATCACCAATTGCTCTACTGCTGCGGCGCGGAACGTATCGGCTGCTCCCAAATACACATTTTTACCGGCCTTCTTGAACTGATAAGCCAGTTTGCCGATCGTGGTCGTCTTGCCTACCCCGTTCACGCCTACGACCATGATGACATACGGCTTCTTGTCTTCCGGAACCGTAAACGACTCCAGGTCTTCCGTATGATTTTCTGTAAGCAGGGAAGCGATCTCTTCACGCAGGATCGCTGTCAGCTCACTGGTCGTCACGTATTTGTCTCTGGCTACGCGGTCTTCGATACGGGATATGATTTTCAGTGTAGTATCTACTCCGACATCGGAAGTAATCAGTACTTCTTCCAGATTGTCCAGGACTTCGTCGTCCACCTTGCTTTTACCGGCAATGGCTCTGGTAATCTTAGAAAATACATTTTCTTTTGTCTTAGATAACCCCTTGTCCAGAGTTTCCTTTTTTTCCTTACTGAAAAAGCTAAAAATACCCATACCTTAATTTATTTTTGTTCTTCTTTTGAATGAGTGCGCTAAATTACTAAATAATTGACAATTGACAATTGACAATTGACAATTTTATTTGTCACACTCTTTAATTGTCAATTGTCAATTGCTTCAGTCCATTCTCCCCTTATAGTCTTCGTAACCGAACTCTTTGTACATCACGAGCCGGTCTTCCTTGCTCCACAAAGCCAAAGAAGGATGCGGAATTCCGTTGAACATGGTCGTCTTGACAACGGTATAATGGATCATATCTTCGAATATCAATTTATCACCTACTTTTAATGGCTGCTCAAAAGACCAGTCGCCCATATAATCGCCGCTCAGGCAACTGTTGCCCCCGATACGATAGGTCGGCTTCCCCTCTTCCGGCTCCATAGCCCCGCGAATCACCGGCTTATAGGGCATCTCCAGACAATCCGGCATATGGCAAGTGAAAGAGGCATCTATAATCGCAGTCTTGATGCCATGATTCTCCACGATATCCACCACCGTCGTCAGCAGGAACCCGGTTTGCCAGGCAAATGCACTTCCCGGCTCCATGATGATTTCGAGATTCGGATACTTGGCCTTGAACGACTGCAACAGACCGATCAGATGCTCCGTGTCATAGCCTTTTCGTGTCATCAGATGTCCGCCACCCATATTCAACCATTTGATATGTGGCAGGAAACGGCCGAAACGTTTTTCGACCTCTCCCAACGTCTTTTCCAAATCATATGAACTCGACTCGCAAAGCGTATGAAAATGCAAGCCTTCGACACCGTCGGGCAACTTGTCGCCCAAAAGGTCGCTGACCACTCCCATCCGGGAACCCGGCGCACAAGGATTATACAAATCCGTTTCGACATCCGAATATTCCGGATTGATGCGCAGGCCGCACGATACCCGGTTTCCGTCTGCCTTCACCATCGGATAGAAACGTTCGAACTGCGTGAGCGAATTGAACGTCACATGGCTGCTGTATCTCAAGATCTCCGGGAAATCCGCTTCCGTATAGGCCGGCGAATAGGTATGTGCTCGGCTCCCCATCTCTTCAAAAGCCAGCCTGGCCTCGAACTTTGAACTTGCTGTCGAATACGGGATATATTCACGCACGATCGGAAATGCTTTCCACATTGCAAATGCCTTAAAAGCCAGGATTATATTAACTCCCGCCTTCTCCTTCACACTTTTGATCAGTGATAAATTACGGCGGAGCAATTTTTCTTCCATCACATAACAAGGGGATGGTATCATATTGAAGTCTATCATCCGGTAAGTATTCTATTTAGTATATATGTGCAAAGGTACTAAATAAAAAGCGAAAAACAAGAGAGAGGCTTATTGTCTCCTCCTCCCTTATTGTACTTTTCTGAAAAATACCCGTTAGTCTAAATCGAAACACACAAGCATGAAAATCGATTTTCATACCCATGAAAACGAAATTTCCCGCAAGGGTAATATTTTTTAATAATCCAACACATACTATAACATTGACTATCAATATATTGCAAAACAACTGCTTTTAGAGGGGTTATTGTATGTTTTAACATTTCAAAATAGATATTCTTCCCGTTATTCTCCGCAATACCGGAAGCAAGGAGGCAAACGGCCTCCCAAACGCCTCTTTCCTCTTCATTAACAATTATTATAACAAAACGCACGCTGTCATCTACTAAAATAAAGTAGATTTGCGAAAAGATAGTAAATTGAAATTCAAAAACAACAAGACAATGGAAAGACTGACAGCACAAGAAGAAAGTGTAATGTTGTATATCTGGAAATTAGGATCGTGTTTCATCCGTGACATACTGAACGAAATGCCCGATCCGAAACCACCCTACACCAGCGTGGCATCGGTGGTCCGGAATCTTGAAAAAAAGAAGTATGTCACCCCGAAAAAATTCGGAACGATCACCCTCTTCTCTCCACGTGTGAAAGAAGCGGAATATAAGCGTACCTTCATGTCGAATGTCGTACAAAATTATTTCACCGGTTCTTATAAGGAAATGGTTTCCTTCTTCGTCCGTGACCGTAAATTATCCAAAAGCGATTTACAGGACCTGATGGACCAGATCGAAAAAGAAGAATAATCAATTATAAAGATATCAATATGATAACTCCGATACTTATCTATTTTCTAAAGGTAAATCTGGCGTTGGCATTTTTATATATCTGTTATCGCCTCTTATTCCGTGACGATACGTTCTT
Proteins encoded in this region:
- the ftsY gene encoding signal recognition particle-docking protein FtsY, which produces MGIFSFFSKEKKETLDKGLSKTKENVFSKITRAIAGKSKVDDEVLDNLEEVLITSDVGVDTTLKIISRIEDRVARDKYVTTSELTAILREEIASLLTENHTEDLESFTVPEDKKPYVIMVVGVNGVGKTTTIGKLAYQFKKAGKNVYLGAADTFRAAAVEQLVIWSERVGVPIVKQKMGSDPASVAFDTLSSAKANGADVVIIDTAGRLHNKINLMNELTKIKNVMKKVVPDAPHEVLLVLDGSTGQNAFEQAKQFTAATEVNALAVTKLDGTAKGGVVIGISDHFRIPVKYIGLGEGIEDLQVFNRKEFVNSLFGE
- a CDS encoding BlaI/MecI/CopY family transcriptional regulator, encoding MERLTAQEESVMLYIWKLGSCFIRDILNEMPDPKPPYTSVASVVRNLEKKKYVTPKKFGTITLFSPRVKEAEYKRTFMSNVVQNYFTGSYKEMVSFFVRDRKLSKSDLQDLMDQIEKEE
- the nspC gene encoding carboxynorspermidine decarboxylase is translated as MIDFNMIPSPCYVMEEKLLRRNLSLIKSVKEKAGVNIILAFKAFAMWKAFPIVREYIPYSTASSKFEARLAFEEMGSRAHTYSPAYTEADFPEILRYSSHVTFNSLTQFERFYPMVKADGNRVSCGLRINPEYSDVETDLYNPCAPGSRMGVVSDLLGDKLPDGVEGLHFHTLCESSSYDLEKTLGEVEKRFGRFLPHIKWLNMGGGHLMTRKGYDTEHLIGLLQSFKAKYPNLEIIMEPGSAFAWQTGFLLTTVVDIVENHGIKTAIIDASFTCHMPDCLEMPYKPVIRGAMEPEEGKPTYRIGGNSCLSGDYMGDWSFEQPLKVGDKLIFEDMIHYTVVKTTMFNGIPHPSLALWSKEDRLVMYKEFGYEDYKGRMD